Proteins from a single region of Rhizobiales bacterium GAS188:
- a CDS encoding Acyl-CoA dehydrogenase, translated as MDFDFSEEQYLFRDTVRKFLEGTQDLAKVRARLDGDGLDAGLWVELTELGAFGLLVPEEYGGLGLTFVDLPLIVEEFGRALVPSPVAETIASTDVLVRHATPEQKTRLLPKIAKGELRLVPATLEPEASFDPADIRATALPSGNAWRLSGRKILVPHAAAADLMLVGARFGEDGPLGLVLLETDREGISLREQASLDPSGRFHEVTFEGVPVLRDDILGGDPSPAALGRLLDASGALAATQMTGIASKVLDNAVSYASHRTQFGRPIGSFQAIKHRCADMAVAVDTSRSAAYYASWAMAEDSDDRAKAVSMAKSFCGDASRFVCNEGIQIHGGIGFTWELGLHFYLRRAKVLEYSYGDAAYHRERVLAETLAERRAGG; from the coding sequence ATGGACTTCGATTTCAGCGAGGAGCAATACCTGTTCCGGGACACGGTGCGGAAGTTCCTGGAAGGCACCCAGGACCTCGCGAAGGTGCGGGCGCGACTTGATGGCGATGGCCTCGATGCCGGGCTTTGGGTGGAGCTAACGGAGCTGGGCGCTTTCGGCCTGCTCGTGCCCGAGGAGTATGGCGGCCTCGGGCTGACCTTCGTCGACCTTCCGCTGATTGTCGAGGAGTTCGGCCGTGCCTTGGTGCCCTCCCCGGTCGCCGAGACGATTGCCTCGACCGATGTCCTCGTCCGCCATGCGACGCCGGAGCAGAAAACGCGGCTCCTGCCCAAGATAGCCAAAGGCGAGCTCAGGCTCGTCCCCGCGACGCTCGAGCCCGAGGCCAGTTTCGATCCGGCGGACATCCGGGCGACCGCCCTCCCCTCGGGCAATGCCTGGCGCCTTTCCGGCCGTAAGATTCTCGTGCCGCACGCCGCGGCGGCCGATTTGATGCTCGTCGGCGCGAGATTCGGCGAGGACGGTCCGCTCGGGCTCGTGCTGCTGGAAACGGACCGGGAGGGCATCAGTCTGCGCGAGCAGGCGTCGCTTGATCCGTCCGGCCGCTTCCATGAAGTGACCTTCGAGGGCGTGCCGGTACTCCGCGACGACATCCTGGGCGGCGACCCGTCCCCCGCCGCGCTGGGGCGCCTGCTCGACGCGAGCGGCGCGCTTGCCGCGACGCAGATGACCGGCATCGCTTCCAAGGTCCTCGACAATGCGGTGAGCTATGCCTCCCACAGGACGCAGTTCGGCAGACCGATCGGATCGTTCCAGGCGATCAAGCATCGCTGTGCCGACATGGCCGTCGCCGTCGATACCAGCCGCTCCGCCGCCTATTACGCCTCCTGGGCGATGGCCGAGGACTCCGACGACCGCGCCAAGGCCGTCTCGATGGCGAAATCCTTCTGCGGCGACGCCTCACGCTTCGTCTGCAACGAGGGCATCCAGATCCATGGCGGCATCGGCTTCACCTGGGAGCTCGGGCTGCACTTCTATCTGCGCCGCGCCAAGGTCCTCGAGTATTCCTATGGTGACGCCGCC
- a CDS encoding 2-(1,2-epoxy-1,2-dihydrophenyl)acetyl-CoA isomerase, whose protein sequence is MTLETLLYNVTDGVATVTFNRPHAMNATTDQFYRELAALIRQIGDDEMIGCVVLTGAGRGFCAGADVKAMNPDMKLLARRKRHRWILADVLRPLVMLEKPVIAAVNGAAVGAGFNIALAADIIIASEAAVFSQIFIRLGLVPDLGGLHLLTRVVGLNKAKELCFTARKVSAAEALTLGFVNRVVPADRLLDESHALAAEIAAGPPTALAMIKTLLNKSSNTTLDQMLEYESYAQTLAYTTPEHKEGVAAFREKRAPKFRAEET, encoded by the coding sequence GTGACCCTGGAAACCCTCCTTTACAATGTGACCGACGGGGTCGCCACGGTGACGTTCAACCGCCCTCATGCAATGAACGCTACGACCGACCAGTTCTATCGCGAGCTCGCGGCGCTCATCCGCCAGATCGGGGACGATGAGATGATCGGCTGTGTCGTCCTGACCGGCGCCGGACGCGGCTTCTGTGCGGGCGCCGACGTCAAGGCGATGAACCCGGACATGAAGTTGCTGGCGCGCCGCAAGCGTCACCGCTGGATCCTGGCGGACGTGCTCCGGCCGCTCGTGATGCTGGAGAAGCCGGTAATCGCCGCCGTGAACGGCGCCGCAGTCGGCGCGGGCTTCAACATCGCGCTCGCGGCCGACATTATCATCGCCAGCGAGGCGGCCGTCTTCAGCCAGATCTTCATCCGGCTCGGCCTGGTACCCGATCTCGGTGGGCTGCATCTGCTGACCCGGGTCGTGGGCCTCAACAAAGCCAAGGAGCTCTGCTTCACGGCGCGGAAAGTCAGCGCCGCCGAAGCGCTGACGCTGGGCTTCGTCAACCGCGTGGTGCCGGCGGACAGGCTGCTCGACGAGAGCCACGCGCTGGCGGCCGAGATCGCCGCCGGCCCGCCCACGGCGCTGGCGATGATCAAGACGCTGCTCAACAAGTCGTCGAACACGACGCTCGACCAGATGCTGGAATATGAGAGCTACGCCCAGACGCTCGCCTATACGACGCCGGAGCACAAGGAAGGCGTCGCCGCTTTCCGGGAGAAGCGTGCGCCGAAATTCCGCGCCGAGGAGACCTGA
- a CDS encoding Glyoxylase, beta-lactamase superfamily II — protein sequence MFEIHTLRLGELLIPQGDSFLRDPIHAWFVTDGNVRILVDSGMPDAADLKLRLRIDGQGGGHASLAQALAAAGTTPEAIDMVIATHLHFDHAWNLDLFPRACVLVQRDEMFHAVDPVATQRIYYFRETLIGLLNRKRPSELRLVDGDETLMEGLSLLKAPGHTPGMQVPVVTTARGKVALVSDLGDHYRYWYPADPRATDKPMRFMAGSFLPGAIRSEGERAYVASMARVKAAADIVVPAHDFRIPRRLPADWFELPASTEDDLGHLVPAAKR from the coding sequence ATGTTCGAGATCCACACGCTGAGGCTAGGCGAGCTGCTGATCCCGCAGGGCGATAGCTTCTTGCGCGACCCGATCCATGCCTGGTTCGTCACCGACGGGAACGTTCGCATCCTGGTCGACAGCGGCATGCCCGACGCCGCCGATCTCAAACTGCGTTTGCGGATCGACGGGCAGGGCGGCGGCCATGCCTCGCTTGCCCAGGCGCTCGCTGCGGCGGGAACGACGCCCGAGGCCATCGACATGGTGATCGCGACGCATCTTCATTTCGATCACGCCTGGAACCTCGACCTCTTCCCGCGGGCCTGCGTCCTCGTTCAGCGCGATGAGATGTTCCACGCCGTCGATCCGGTCGCGACGCAGCGAATCTACTATTTCCGCGAGACGCTAATCGGCCTGCTCAACCGCAAGCGCCCCTCCGAACTGCGCCTCGTCGATGGTGACGAGACGCTCATGGAGGGCCTGAGCCTGCTCAAGGCGCCAGGCCATACGCCGGGCATGCAGGTTCCGGTCGTGACGACGGCCCGTGGCAAGGTGGCGCTGGTCTCCGATCTTGGCGACCACTACCGCTACTGGTATCCGGCAGATCCACGTGCCACCGACAAGCCGATGCGCTTCATGGCGGGCAGCTTCCTGCCGGGCGCGATCCGCAGCGAGGGCGAGCGCGCCTATGTCGCAAGCATGGCGCGGGTGAAGGCGGCAGCCGACATCGTCGTGCCGGCGCATGACTTCCGCATACCGAGGCGCCTGCCGGCGGACTGGTTCGAGCTTCCCGCCTCGACGGAGGACGATCTCGGCCATCTGGTCCCTGCGGCGAAACGATAG
- a CDS encoding Acyl-CoA dehydrogenase, producing MDFSYSTEDLAFRDELRRWLRAHLPDGWGETVFEPVDEDENAHFRLEWERKLDAGGWNGIAWPKQYGGRGATLIEQAIFAEEMARADAPEGLNIIGRNLVATTLLHHGSEAQRQRFLPKILSGDEVWCQGFSEPNAGSDLASVRCQAVRQGDHFMVNGQKIWTSFAQYAQWCILLVRTDPAAPKHRGISFLLVDMRTPGITIRPLRQISGESEFNETFFDNVGVPAENLVGDLNGGWKIAMTTLAYERGPEDALGRQIRFKQDLDRLLDTASSIKRGGKAAIEDGALRQKLAKSIVEVELMRLNCLRSFSKSLKGTPRGPEASMNKLYWSHVTQGMYETALETLGPLAPLDGDDPVSPAGRRFHLGFLRSRAFTIYSGSSEIQRNIIAERLLGLPK from the coding sequence ATGGACTTCTCTTACAGCACCGAGGACCTCGCTTTCCGCGACGAGCTGCGACGTTGGCTTCGCGCGCATCTGCCCGACGGCTGGGGCGAGACGGTGTTCGAGCCGGTCGACGAGGACGAGAACGCGCATTTCCGCCTGGAATGGGAGCGCAAGCTCGACGCGGGCGGCTGGAACGGCATCGCCTGGCCGAAGCAATATGGCGGCCGCGGCGCCACCTTGATCGAGCAGGCGATCTTCGCCGAGGAGATGGCGCGGGCCGATGCGCCCGAGGGGCTGAACATCATCGGCCGCAATCTCGTGGCCACCACACTTCTTCATCATGGCAGCGAGGCGCAGAGGCAGCGCTTCCTCCCTAAGATCCTCTCAGGCGATGAGGTGTGGTGCCAGGGCTTCTCCGAACCCAATGCCGGGTCAGACCTCGCCTCGGTGCGCTGCCAGGCCGTCCGCCAGGGCGACCACTTTATGGTCAACGGCCAGAAGATTTGGACGAGCTTCGCCCAATACGCGCAGTGGTGCATCCTCCTGGTGCGCACCGACCCCGCCGCGCCGAAACATCGGGGCATCAGCTTCCTCCTGGTCGACATGCGCACGCCGGGCATCACCATACGGCCGCTGCGGCAGATCTCGGGCGAGAGCGAATTCAACGAGACGTTCTTCGACAATGTCGGCGTTCCCGCCGAGAACCTCGTCGGCGACCTCAACGGCGGTTGGAAGATCGCAATGACCACGCTCGCCTACGAGCGCGGGCCCGAGGACGCGCTCGGACGCCAGATCCGCTTCAAGCAGGACCTCGACCGGCTGCTCGATACCGCGTCGTCGATAAAGCGCGGCGGCAAGGCGGCGATCGAGGACGGGGCATTGCGCCAAAAGCTGGCGAAGTCGATCGTCGAGGTCGAGCTGATGCGACTCAACTGCCTGCGCAGCTTCAGCAAGTCGCTGAAGGGGACGCCGCGCGGGCCGGAGGCCTCGATGAACAAGCTCTACTGGAGTCACGTCACGCAAGGTATGTACGAGACGGCGCTCGAGACCCTCGGCCCCCTGGCCCCGCTCGACGGCGACGATCCAGTGTCGCCGGCGGGCAGGCGGTTCCATCTGGGCTTCCTGCGCTCGCGCGCCTTCACGATCTATTCCGGGTCATCCGAGATCCAGCGCAACATCATCGCCGAGCGGTTGCTCGGCTTGCCGAAGTAG
- a CDS encoding long-chain acyl-CoA synthetase yields the protein MANLADHLFRQARERGGAPALIFEDRVFSYAEMADRVRRIAGGLATAGIGVGTRVGLLMQSRPDFIFHQQALFALGAIVSPLNVFYKRSELTHAIGSCDLEFLIVGRGFLENLPSTGAPGTGSLKRVLIAGPAHEAETDQLASTERLMDRAYPIAGPVSLPENTVGLMLNTSATTGKAKGVMLSIANIRANYDSTPGWLGIVESSVILCALPLYNTFGLNQCINALMVTGATMVLMERFDAGRCLDAIETHRCTFFPAVPTMLQKLFDHPDASHRDMSSISRIMTGAAPVPAALLERIYAAMGEDTLVMTGYGLTEATAIVSLEHIQLDANGKVLRPKSIGRALPGIEMKIVADSGREAAAGEVGEICVRGPNVMQGYYKMPEETAVAIVDGWLRTGDLGIVDEEGHAYIVDRKKEVIIRGGQNIYPADIEEVIYHHPGVSEVAVVGAPDERLGEVPVAFVALKPSADVSGDALIERCREELAHYKVPTAVYFLPELPKGPTGKILRRGLRAP from the coding sequence GTGGCAAACCTCGCCGATCACCTCTTCAGGCAGGCACGCGAGCGCGGAGGCGCGCCTGCCCTCATCTTCGAGGACCGCGTCTTCTCCTATGCCGAGATGGCGGACAGGGTTCGTCGCATCGCAGGCGGCCTAGCGACTGCTGGGATCGGAGTCGGAACCCGCGTCGGCCTGCTGATGCAGTCCCGGCCCGACTTTATCTTCCATCAGCAGGCGCTGTTCGCGCTCGGCGCCATCGTCTCGCCGCTGAACGTCTTCTACAAGAGGAGCGAGCTCACCCACGCGATCGGCAGCTGCGACCTCGAGTTCCTCATCGTCGGGCGAGGGTTCCTGGAAAATCTGCCATCGACGGGGGCGCCCGGCACGGGCTCGCTCAAGCGCGTCCTCATCGCCGGCCCCGCACATGAGGCTGAGACCGACCAGCTCGCCTCGACCGAGCGGTTGATGGATCGGGCGTACCCGATCGCGGGGCCGGTCTCGCTTCCGGAAAACACGGTCGGTTTGATGCTCAACACGAGCGCCACCACCGGCAAGGCGAAGGGCGTCATGCTCTCGATCGCCAATATCCGCGCCAACTACGACAGCACGCCCGGATGGCTTGGGATCGTCGAATCCTCGGTAATCCTGTGCGCTTTGCCGCTCTACAATACCTTCGGGCTGAACCAGTGCATCAATGCGCTGATGGTCACGGGCGCGACGATGGTACTGATGGAGCGCTTCGACGCCGGCAGGTGCCTCGACGCCATAGAGACGCATCGCTGCACATTCTTCCCCGCGGTGCCGACGATGCTGCAGAAACTCTTCGACCATCCGGACGCCTCCCACCGCGACATGAGCTCGATCAGCCGCATCATGACCGGCGCGGCGCCCGTGCCGGCTGCGCTTCTCGAACGCATCTATGCCGCCATGGGCGAAGACACGCTTGTCATGACGGGCTACGGCCTCACCGAGGCGACTGCCATCGTTTCTCTGGAGCACATCCAGCTCGACGCCAACGGTAAGGTCTTAAGGCCCAAATCGATCGGTCGGGCGCTGCCCGGCATCGAGATGAAGATCGTCGCCGACAGTGGACGGGAGGCCGCCGCCGGCGAGGTCGGGGAGATCTGCGTGCGGGGCCCCAACGTCATGCAGGGCTATTACAAGATGCCCGAGGAGACGGCGGTCGCCATCGTCGACGGCTGGCTGCGCACCGGCGATCTCGGGATCGTCGACGAGGAGGGGCACGCCTACATCGTCGACCGCAAGAAGGAGGTCATCATTCGCGGCGGTCAGAATATCTATCCGGCCGATATCGAGGAGGTGATCTACCATCACCCCGGCGTCAGCGAGGTCGCAGTCGTCGGGGCGCCCGACGAGCGCCTCGGCGAGGTGCCAGTCGCCTTTGTTGCGCTGAAGCCCAGCGCGGATGTCAGCGGCGACGCCTTGATCGAGCGCTGTCGGGAGGAACTGGCGCACTACAAGGTGCCCACGGCCGTGTATTTCCTCCCCGAGCTGCCCAAGGGGCCGACCGGCAAGATCCTCAGGCGCGGGCTACGGGCGCCATGA